One Leptolyngbya sp. 'hensonii' DNA window includes the following coding sequences:
- a CDS encoding DUF6876 family protein: MTQSPQPLTEADLAQFTGTSTYYQHSLRVQYTDGVRYLAERAGAYWLIDAIASWQIDPRVHRDPMLQQIQFWKLVVNDDRSALLVCERDEGDVAVSQEIPFTDFPLKQVRLYFQNGVALLPSEY; the protein is encoded by the coding sequence ATGACTCAATCACCACAGCCACTTACAGAAGCTGATCTCGCTCAGTTCACGGGAACGAGCACCTATTATCAGCACTCGCTAAGGGTTCAGTATACGGATGGGGTTCGATACTTGGCAGAACGTGCGGGAGCTTATTGGCTCATCGACGCGATCGCCTCATGGCAGATCGATCCACGGGTACATCGAGATCCTATGCTTCAGCAGATTCAGTTCTGGAAGCTTGTCGTCAATGACGATCGGTCAGCACTCCTGGTTTGTGAACGAGATGAAGGGGATGTTGCAGTTTCGCAAGAAATTCCCTTCACTGACTTTCCGCTTAAGCAAGTAAGATTGTACTTCCAAAATGGAGTAGCGCTACTACCGTCCGAATACTGA